The sequence CATAAACCCTGGACCAATCCAATAGTAATAGAATTTTTCTAAACTCATTGACAGTTTGTTCTCTTCTGTCTGTAATGATTTACCCCTTGTgcatagatgaccccaccctcacattgacgtgttctccctaccatgacaaaggtggataaagatggaaagatttcatgtaatccatggacaccagtgaagatcacaaataatgaagaaaaaaggttcagagcactgtctagtgggtctagatgacccagctcccaatgttaacccttgtgctatcttagatgacccccacctttacattgacgtgttctccctatcatgacaaaggtggataaaggtggaaagatttcatgtaatccatggacaccagtgaagatcacaaatcattgaagaaaaaaggttcagagcactgtctagtgggtctagatgacccagctcccaatgttaacccttgtgctatcctaggcactttacttTTTCTGTACACAGTTCAGAAAGAACTCGCTGAATGTGGTTCAGACTAAACAGAACCAGTCTAGGCGATGATGTGACCTAAACTGGTTCAGTGTATTCGGTTGGTGAAGTCAGACACACAGGTTTCAACAGAAACTTTATTAAACACATCTTTGTACAGTAAATGAAGCTCGCAGATGCTCCTCTTACAGTTTGGGGGGTCCAGCCACCCTCCAGCCCTCCATTTTACCCACTTTGGTTAAGAAGGCCACCGTCCCCAATCCCAGACATGCCGACGTCCCCGTTATGGCgctgtgagctgcagaaaagggTGGAGTGACCGCATGTCATTTCTGACACCTTCAGAAAACGCCAGTAACAACACAACCTGGTCCTAACCAGAGTCTAAAGTCAGAAACCTGTGTTCTGAGATCCGTCAGTCCTCACAGGTGTAGCTACACTTATCCACCCACCGTCACATTACAACCCGAGATCAAATCCTGGTCCTCAAATTAAACTGAAAAGGgtcaacacacgcacacactcggggcttttctcctgtgttttcattcctgctgctctgctgtttATTCCTTCAGTTACCTGACAGACGCTTCTGAATGACATGAAGGGTTTTATCCCAGCTATAAGCAGTAAAAGATCTCCTGCAGCACACCTGATGTAGAGATGAAGAGAATGATCAATGCCTTCATGATACTCACTTTTGGCTCCAAGGAAGATCCCAGAGGCGCACCCCCCGATAAAATAATTGAGCGGGTCGTCCGGAGCGTCACGGATCTGAGCGCTGAGACATGTGGTCATTCCAAAGATTGCTCCCAGAGCAGCTGAGGGACACAAAGGTCACAGTTGATGTCAGATGAAGGTCCTATCTCCTTCTGTTTTCCACCCTATGGTTTGCATAACGTTTGCCTGTTTCTCCAAATACTCTAGATAAAACAGCGGATGACGACATCATGATCATAGACAGTACGGAGTTTGGGTCAAAGTTCAAAACTCGTCTCATTGAAATCCCTTAAACTTTAATCTAAAGACTAATCCAGATTAAACAAGTGCGTTGacatgaacccccccccccaataaaagAGATCAGGTCATTCAGATCCAAACATCATGGTGATTGACTTTGTGAGTGACTGTCCTGGAGTCCAGTCTGGTCCAGGCTGAGTCCCTCAGAAACACAACTAGAACCTAATGATGCTAAAGCATGAATGCTAGACTCACCCATGGTGACGGTGCCATTGGTGGCTCTCTGTACAGCTTCCAGAGCCGAGTCCGGCTGCAATGCCACCATGTGATAGGCTGAACCCACCAGACCTGAAACACACCAAACGTGCTGTGAGTGGGGGGAGCTATTGGCATGAGGATCACCGTTTAGGTCACAGTGGAGTCACAGCAATGCCACAGTCAGGACATGGTGGGACAGTCGAGTCACAGCTGGGTCTTAGTCAGGTCATGGTGGGACACAGTGGAGTCACAGCGGGGTCACACTTGCATGACAGCCAAAATCTAAACTGATAAGTCAAAGCAAGCCTGCCTCTCATaagaaagaaagtttaaaaaatgtgtataaaacggaaaaaagaaactttattgaGACAACACGAAGGACAAACAATCTTTCTGCGTGGCACAACCATGTAAAAACTTGGCCTACATATCCCAGTCCAATCTTGTACCCGACAGAAGAACCCTACATGCCTTTCCCCATTGAAGGATCCCCAGGGGCACATTTGGAATCAGTTGCTTGGTGGTAGTGGGGTTGTCCCTGAGAAATCCAAATTCTTGTGACTCTGCTTCCCTGAAAAGAATCCTCCTTCAAGATTCTCCCTCAATCCCCCCACACCCCTGGGGGAGTAAGCGACGCTCCTTTCTTGCATAGGTTTTTACAGACATTCTACCCCACAGAGCAGCTGGTCTCAGGGTGTGATGTCGTCTGCAGGTCAGCAGAAAAACTTGGCTTAAACCAGGAGACCAAACTCAGGAAGGTCTTCGAGCAATGGATCTCTAccacaggggtgtcaaactcatttttacagagggccacatcagcatagcagctgtcctcaaagggccggatataacgaatacatgtaactaaatgtgataaaaaataaatgtaactactccttaatgtttcAAAGTGAGTTACGTttcaaagtgacaattacagttgcatggaaaacaaatgtttgcttgttactctagcataaatccttttaaatttgattctgtcaggttaggttatatggacagtgtttaagtcctaatgtatagttacccaatttgatatttcaagtccaattccccctacatatgaataaaaacacaccaatttttattttaagaaattaaaaacttttatttgcaacagactggtgagggagccccctgcctttgcccaaaagtggccgggataggctccagcagccccgtgaccccgaaagggaacaaacggaaggagatgaatgactgaatgacacacttttatgctctcgcagaccacataaaatgacatggtgggtcacatttggcccgcgggcctcaAGTTTGACACTTGATCTAACAGATAGCTGGAGGTTgttgaagctccgcccacacaaGTCCATATCCTCTCTAAAGTGTTAAACATCACTTGAGGACTTGGCCTTCTGGTGGAAGTGAGGCCCTCTCCTTCATCACTCGAGCAGAACCTGGAGCTTGTGGAGGaagcagagagcttcatggtgCTCTGAGTTCCATCAACCGACAGTCATTACTGAGTTTAAGCGTACTTAATGCTCCTGATGACCAGATCCAGGCAGGGGGACAAGAACATCACAGGGAAATCAGTCAgcctgcctgtctgcctctGTCTGtgactgtctgtctgtggtggaGGCACGAATTGGTCTCATTGCAGTCTGTCAAACTTTACGCTCCTCTGTTCGCGCGCACGATGCTTTTACGCCAGAACCGGAACCAGACAAACGTAGGGGTCTGAGCCGAGTCGATGACGTCACTGATCCTTAACTATCCCCTTATTTACCGTAGCTTTAGCATTAGCTTTGAACATCGAGGTTGCTCCAGAACAGACCAACTCGAAGCCTTTAGTCGAACCTTACCCAGAGCCGTGCCCAGTTTGGTGGTGATCCATGTCTTTTGGACACAGTCCGAACCTTCAGGAAGGTCCCAGTACCCCATCTGGATCCGAACAAGGTCAACAACGGCCTGACTGCGGGCTTCTTCTGCTGGATCAGGCACGCGGCGTCAGCGCCCCCTGCCGGACTGGAGTGGATACGTTTTACACGCAGAAAGTgataaaattatgtttaaatatattttaaaatgtttgaaaacaaaacattttagtaCATGAAATTGTTTGGGTTTACTGCTGTTACTAAAGCCTTTTGAACtgcactttgaaaaacaaataaatgccgGAAAATACAATGACGCTAATTCTACTGACATTTAGTCAATTTAATTTTGATGTACTTGAAGTAAATTTTTCTATTTCCAAATagcatttaattttgaaaaaccaaGTCCTAAAATCAAATGAAGCAGTAATTTAAGCAAGCAATTTCTGATTAATGGATTTGTATTTTGTTAAGGTATTTTTTGTGGAATAACAAATCATGAATAATCAAGTAACCATTTCAAAAATTGCGATCACAAGTCAGTTAATCTTTTTATACAGTTTGAGGTCATTTTTATGTTGCTGACTTTATTTAGGTAATTTCTAATTGGAATTTACATTCCAGTTTATAaagtatgtctttttttttataaagatggAAAACAGTAGCTTCAGGTCCTTCTTACAGTAATCTATATGTACAATCCCAGTGAGATCTCGATGGTTCCGGTCTGATTTCTCCCTCTCCAGCGTTATAATATCCATGGTTACATAGAGTTTCCTCGGTGAAAGACTGCCACGCAGGAACCCTAGGTTGGATCCCCAGGGTGTGCAAAGAAAACACAGCGGcctatctgggtctccctgtgacttacaaaatacagggttgtcaggaagggcattcgGTGCAAAAACTCTGTCACTTGTTGTGACCCGTATAAGCCAAAAGGTCAACAACAATCCAGCTCTGAACATGGACATCACAACCGTGGCATTTTTTCCCCTCGATTTACCATCCACCAATCAATGAGAGAAGTGGTTTATGGAGCAAAATGTGTATTTCATAAATTTCATTTATCATGTCTTTAGAGCAATGTGTTGCTTGGTTTGTGTATTTTAACTGGCCACTTTTTAAGCACAGGGTGTTACATAACTGACAGTTCTTGCTCAGGACCACCTCTGCGAGGCCGGCCTCAGCCCGGTTCTCTTGATTGAGTTTGAGcacaaaataataagaaaataaaacaagcagACTCTGGGCTGGGGTGTCCTCTGCTGTGACTGCGCCCAAATGTAATGATCAGTGAGGAGCGTCTTCCTCCAGTCGtcttaaaggttaaaaaatgtcCATCTTCTGCTGTGAGTACACAGCATTAGATCAGTAGATCTAGCAATAGAGTAGCAGTAGATCAGAGTTCAGGTTGAAGGCCAAGAAGTTAGGGGGGCAGAGCCTCTCATGAACGtccaaaacatgtttaaatcaTCAATTAATGGTTTAAATCACCACTGTCCCTGAGGgagagaaacattttttacattcagaATATTCATGTTTGATTGGTTGCTACGGTAACTCATCAGGTTTTTGGTTAAACTACCAATGACGTTTTCAGCATAAAGAGACAAGGAGACACCTTCCCAGGAAATCCACTTTACTTCCTTGTCTTCTTCCCATCATTCATACACaagcacactcacactcacacacacacacacagaaaatccTTAACTGATCAGATTAAATTAGAAAACTGTTGAAGCAGATGAACATTAGGCTCCTCCCCTTCCTCAGACAAAAGCTTTAGGGAAAAAATGTCCATTGGTTCATCATCAAACTCCTACAACTCATCCTTCTGCTTAATGTCCTCATCGTCATCTGTTCCAGCATCcatgtcttcctcctcctcctcatttttctcttcttcatcGTCCTCTTCGTCCAtttcatcctcatcatcctttttgctcttttcctcttcctccctaAGTTTCCTTTCTATGTCCTCTTGGTCATCCCTCATTTTCTTCTCTGGGCCCTGCAAAAGACACAGAGCTTTAGAGATGCATCACCCTGTTAAGAACAAGCTCTTCAGGATGAGATGTTCTTGGTTTTGGACTTGTTCCTCCACTCAGAGATCAGGATGTCACACTAGGATACAACTCCCAGCCCAGTGCCTGCTAAACTCTCTTTCTCCTGATTGGCTGGTGCTAGGGACACTCACCTTGGTGACTTCCCAGGTTTCCTTGGCGACCTCCTCAGCCTCTTTGATGTCATCGGTGATGAGGAAGTTGTCAAAGATCGTTCCAGACTTTACCTGGGAGCAGAAGCACCCTTGTTTAGTTTACAGGGGCCACCCTCCCCCCTGCTGGAATCCCCTCAGGGGAAAACATTTACCTGCCAAAGGTCCAGGCCCAAGACGCCGATGTTGTCAAAGAGGTACATGTTGGCATCGGGAGCGTACTCTGGGTTGTCCACCTCGGGGTGCACCCATGCGCCCTTGTAGTTGGGGTTACTCATCTGCTTGGGTTTCCATTCACCCTGCAGGACAAGACGTCCAGTTATGAGTGACAGTACATCTCAGCCGCCGTGAGCAGTCCCCCAACCTCCAGCCTTACCTTGAACTCCGGGTTGGTGATCATGGGGGGTTCCCACTCACCATCCATGTCCTCGTCCCAGTCGTCAGGCTTCTTGGCGTCGGGGTCAGGGATAGTCTCAGGCTGGTCCCAGTCCTGGGGGACAGCATGAAATCTGTAAATTAACCCCACCAGGTCGGCCTTACCGGGTTCTACAAAGGGCTGTGTGGGAGAAGGTGACAGAGCTAACATGCCTCAGGTTTGGTATCACTGGGATCGTCAATGGTCGCCCGGTCGTCCCAGTCGCTGGGCTTCTTGGCGTCAGGATCCTTGATCTTTTTGGGGGGCAGCATGTCCCAGTCGTCCTCAAGAGAGCCTGACTCCACCTTCTCATTGTCAATCCTCACCTCATAGGTCTGGTCTGGATTCAGGATCAGCGTGTATAGGTGGGTCAGCTCATCATCCTAAACAGGAGGAGGAGTTTTAGGCTGTCGTgtgacccctccctccccaAAATGTGGTTTCTCAGCTACCTTGCACTTGATATCCTTCTTTATGAGGTGGTTCTGGCCTTTGTAGTTGAATATGACGTGAACCTTCTTGGTGCTGTATCCACAGATGTCGGGTCCTGCAAGCAGAATCCAGATGATACAAGTTTGTTCGGTTCTGGTGAAACTCCGCCTTCAAATATCTTTCCAACAATTAGAATCCAGGAAACCAAGTAAGGTGAACTGACAAGTTAGCGACAGCAAAGACGGTGGGTAACAAAACTCATAAACATAGGTTTGTCCAAAAAAAGGGGAACAAAAAACTTTAACAGAGTTCTGAAGTTACCTGATGGCAGAGTCCCGAACATTTTATCGATGAAAATGAGATTAAGGTTTTAACCTCAGTCTGTCTGCCGACATTAACCTGCTCACGATAAGGAGTGTGCTTTTGCAAGAGTTTGGGGATAAGAGACGTATCGCGATACATCTCATCTGAGCCCACTACAAAGCACcacaataaacatttttatgggGTACTGGTAGCGAcgtggcacagagtttcggttCGGTACCAATCCCATGCAAAAACTAATGAGTACAtatctcataacaacaaaaagggcagccattaataaaaaaatatcgttttgacagcattttgaatcgatataGGTATCGCCAAAAGAAATATCGCTATATATCTCTACACACCTACTAACTTTTTGCTGCCTTCGCCGCCAGACTTACCGAACATCACATAATACTTGGAGTCTCCATGCATGTCACTCTGGTCCAGGTCGGAGGGGAAGACCTTGACGTAGCCTCCTCCACAGTCGATCTTCTGCTCGTGCTTGACGGTGAACTGGATGACCAACGTCTTCCCCTCGTTGCTGAATGGCGGGAAGCGGGCGGACAGGGCGTAGAACCTGGCGTCCTGGCTGGTTTGGACTCCTGAAGTTAGAGAGGACAGTGGTTAAAGTCCATCAGAGAACAGCAGGAGCTTCTCAACCAACATCTGAACGCACATGTTTCTAGAACCCACCATCAACAAGCTCCTGAACATCCCTTCAAAGCCATGAGTGCGCTACAGAGCTGAGAGAGCCTTCAGCCTGCAGGTCAGTTACCTTTGTCTGCCTCAGCGTCTCCGTAGAACTTTCCAGAACTCAGTTTCCACTGACCGTAATCAGACTTGTGCTTTGACTCAAGCCATCGGCTCTTCCAGCCATCTGAAACACAGGAGATCAGGGTCAgacaggttctgctgcagatgcatTTCCAGCTGAAGGTCCAGTTGAAGGTTCTGCTGTCTGACACGCCACAGGTCCAGCTGCAGATTTAAATTTGAGTCAGGGCAGGAGCTGCAGTTTAAGATGGACGGAAGAACTTAAAAGAACTAAAACTAAGGAAAGCCCGGCTCCTCAACCAGCATCACTAAGCTAAACCAGGATGACGGAACCGAgcttgctgctggttctgcaAGAATCACATGGGACATTTCAGCGAGAGACTTTAGCCCAGATAACAAATGGGTCCGCAGTTTAGTAGCAGGACTACAAGGCGGACACTTGCAGGTCCAGTTGGTCAAAACTGAAAACAAGAGCAAGaggaagctgaaaaaaacagcagaaccgAACCTCCGTCCGTAAACTCCTCCCTGAAATAGACGGTGGCCTCCACGGCCACGCCGGCGAACAGAGCCAACAGCGCCGAACAGAACTTCATGTTGAAGCACAACAGGTTCGAGAACCGAGCCGATCCGAGCCAAGCGCACCAAGGACGCAGCGACGTCAAGCCTGCACAGATGGCTGCGTATCATTGGACGAACGCAGAGCCAATGAAATCAGACCACGAGTTCCTACTCGGAAAAGCTCGTGTAAAATCGGAGAATTTATGAGAGGGGCGGTTCGATACCAGCCGACAGCCTGTGTAGCATGTACGGCAAGCCGTAGAGGTTTGTAatgtacaacaacaacaacaacaacaacaacaacaacaacaacaaaatacctGTATacgaaaagtttttttttgcataaaatcaaaaaatcattttgcctGTCACATAGGCCTCTTTTCCAAACTTTGGCTACTTTAAATCTAAAGCGTGCTTTTTTGAATGAGGCCAGTGTTTTAGATACATTTAAAACAGCAGTTAATTCTCCACATTATATTATACACacattagaatcagaatcagctttttTGGCCAAGTACAGTGCATGCACAAGGAATTTGGCTTTGGTGTCTTGTGCGCTTGTGCAAACCAGCAAGgtataaaaatgtgtaaagGGGTAAAGACAAAAggataaacaacaaaacaaagaaaagtaataTAAGGTGGAtaatatatgaataaataaaatttactaaataaaaaccactaaacaaaaatgtaacagtaGTTCCGGTGTGAATGTTTCTATGTTTTTGTTCCGTATTCTGGAGTGGTCAGgagtcaggagttcatcagagtgacagctcgggggaagaagctgtctttgCGGCGAGTGGTTCTGGTGCACATTGTCCTAAAACGCCGCCCTGACgggaggaggctgaaaaggTGGTGTTCGGGATGAGAGGAGTCTTTTGCGATTCTTCTTAAACCTGGATCGGTACAGATCCTGAATGGAGGGAAGGCTGGAACCAATAATTttctcagcagatctgatgattcTCTGTAGTCTGTTCCTGTCGTGTGTAGTTGCAGATCCAAACCAGGCCGTGATGAATGTGGTCAGGACAGATTGGATTATTGCTGTGTAGAagatggtcagcagctcctgaggcaggttgaacttcttgagttgtcgcaggaagtacaacctctgctgagcctttttcgAAGTAAGTCAATGTGAGAGATCCACTTAAGGTCCCGTGAGATGGTGGACCCTGGGTGAGCTGGGACAGTTTGAGGTGGAGGAGCTCTGGGACGATGGTATTAAATGCAGAGCTAAAGTCCACAAATGGGACCCGTGCACAGGTGCAACCAGCacgagccagtttagctcgtgctggtttgcggcgccttccgtccgtgaaacccgggttcgactccgggctgctccctgttcccttctctacctctgccggttccaagcccggtttgagaaggttgcgtcaggaagggcatccggcgtaaaacattgccaaatttaccatgcgactcgttcgctgtggcgacccctgatgggagaagccgaaagt comes from Oryzias latipes chromosome 4, ASM223467v1 and encodes:
- the LOC101160304 gene encoding calreticulin, with translation MKFCSALLALFAGVAVEATVYFREEFTDGDGWKSRWLESKHKSDYGQWKLSSGKFYGDAEADKGVQTSQDARFYALSARFPPFSNEGKTLVIQFTVKHEQKIDCGGGYVKVFPSDLDQSDMHGDSKYYVMFGPDICGYSTKKVHVIFNYKGQNHLIKKDIKCKDDELTHLYTLILNPDQTYEVRIDNEKVESGSLEDDWDMLPPKKIKDPDAKKPSDWDDRATIDDPSDTKPEDWDQPETIPDPDAKKPDDWDEDMDGEWEPPMITNPEFKGEWKPKQMSNPNYKGAWVHPEVDNPEYAPDANMYLFDNIGVLGLDLWQVKSGTIFDNFLITDDIKEAEEVAKETWEVTKGPEKKMRDDQEDIERKLREEEEKSKKDDEDEMDEEDDEEEKNEEEEEDMDAGTDDDEDIKQKDEL
- the ndufa11 gene encoding NADH dehydrogenase [ubiquinone] 1 alpha subcomplex subunit 11, which gives rise to MGYWDLPEGSDCVQKTWITTKLGTALGLVGSAYHMVALQPDSALEAVQRATNGTVTMAALGAIFGMTTCLSAQIRDAPDDPLNYFIGGCASGIFLGAKTHSAITGTSACLGLGTVAFLTKVGKMEGWRVAGPPKL